A part of Streptomyces sp. NBC_01451 genomic DNA contains:
- a CDS encoding glycoside hydrolase — MSSRHRHRIARALAPTVPLVLGAGLLVPQPAASAEAAAQSTVTVRIDPSYQQQEFEGWGTSLVWFANATGGYPEPVRRQLVDMLFGEDGLDLNIARYNIGGGNAPGVRTDYMKAGATMEGFWKAPAGTTQKDMDWWDPNDPEDWNWDADANQRWWVDQIKDKVTTWEAFSNSPPWFQTVSGYVSGGFDSNADQIRADRVDEFAAYLVRVTEEMEKRHGIEFDTIDPLNEPNTNYWGTQLGADGQPTGGRQEGAHAGPALQQKVVLALDKALAGASTDAAISAMDETNPSIFTQNWNAYSAEARAAVDQLNVHTYGTGMRTSARDIAKGADRKLWMSEVEGTWGTGTDFTSMEPGLGIATRMVDDMRELEPSAWVFWQPIEDSIPQAAAGKNWGSIHVPFNCTATDTLETCPIKANSKFHTIRNFTHYIRPGDHFVKTDDASTVAAVKASGRAATAVHVNSGTTARSVTLDLSRFGKVSRKASVTPVVTSADGALVRGTPVRVTDRSATLTVPAKSVTTFLVEGVAGVAKDAALVQPGHVYRLQGTQSGKSLTPSDDGTGVVIRTTDAADSQQLWSVRQLTPGTENRERYALTSATTGKRLAVRDNAAVLETPDPAAGEPDSGAQWILSTTGDGTWTFVNAATGRLLDVTGQSSADGAKVSTYTPTSASNQRWSVPDETVLRTEPATTFTVPGLRPELPRTVTPVFRDGARGTLPVVWDLPSDRAWRKAGTVRVQGEATDALGRTIPAKAVVTVDTIASTLPGRAKTYVGGQPELPGTVAGIGAHGGRTDLPVTWDAAPEGAFGATGTVTLHGVARIVGGTTADAAVRVQVTAPVTANIAPDPDVSVAATFTESGYSAERLRNGDLTEKAWSNWKSGNTKNPSDTITCTLPKARDLSRVVAHFYRDGSNASFPASLKVQVRAAGGDTWTDASGTVPVGTEGAPVIDVPLTAGPAAGVRVVMTARQGGYITMSELEVYAKSPGVSADSAAASIEVAGVPVASFDPGTTDYRVRTGDPARAEVTATARDPYANITVEKVHEHGRTQAVVTVTGEDGTRTTTYRITLVRR, encoded by the coding sequence GTGTCCTCTCGGCACCGCCATCGCATCGCCCGGGCCCTGGCCCCGACGGTCCCCCTGGTACTCGGCGCGGGTCTCCTGGTCCCACAACCCGCGGCGAGCGCGGAAGCGGCGGCGCAGAGCACGGTCACCGTGCGGATCGACCCGTCGTACCAGCAGCAGGAGTTCGAGGGCTGGGGAACGAGCCTCGTCTGGTTCGCCAACGCGACGGGCGGCTATCCGGAACCCGTCCGAAGACAGCTGGTGGACATGCTGTTCGGTGAGGACGGGCTCGATCTCAACATCGCGCGCTACAACATCGGCGGCGGCAACGCCCCGGGCGTCCGCACCGACTACATGAAGGCCGGCGCGACCATGGAGGGCTTCTGGAAGGCCCCCGCGGGCACCACCCAGAAGGACATGGACTGGTGGGACCCGAACGACCCGGAGGACTGGAACTGGGACGCCGACGCGAACCAGCGCTGGTGGGTGGACCAGATCAAGGACAAGGTCACCACCTGGGAGGCGTTCAGCAACTCGCCGCCCTGGTTCCAGACGGTCAGCGGGTACGTCTCCGGGGGCTTCGACTCGAACGCGGACCAGATCCGCGCCGACCGTGTCGACGAGTTCGCCGCCTATCTGGTGCGGGTGACCGAGGAGATGGAGAAGCGGCACGGCATCGAGTTCGACACCATCGACCCGCTGAACGAGCCCAACACCAACTACTGGGGAACCCAGTTGGGTGCCGACGGTCAGCCCACGGGCGGCCGTCAGGAAGGCGCGCACGCCGGGCCCGCGCTCCAGCAGAAGGTCGTCCTGGCCCTGGACAAGGCACTTGCCGGAGCGAGCACCGACGCGGCGATCTCCGCGATGGACGAGACCAACCCGAGCATCTTCACCCAGAACTGGAACGCGTACAGCGCCGAGGCCCGGGCCGCCGTCGACCAGCTCAACGTGCACACCTACGGCACCGGAATGCGCACCAGCGCCCGGGACATCGCCAAGGGCGCCGACCGGAAACTGTGGATGAGCGAGGTCGAAGGCACCTGGGGTACCGGGACCGACTTCACGAGCATGGAACCGGGGCTCGGCATCGCCACCCGGATGGTCGACGACATGCGTGAACTGGAGCCCTCCGCCTGGGTGTTCTGGCAGCCGATCGAGGACTCGATCCCCCAGGCGGCGGCCGGCAAGAACTGGGGCAGCATCCACGTCCCGTTCAACTGCACCGCGACGGACACCCTGGAGACCTGCCCGATCAAGGCCAACTCCAAGTTCCACACCATCCGCAACTTCACCCACTACATCCGCCCCGGCGACCACTTCGTGAAGACCGACGACGCGTCCACCGTCGCCGCCGTGAAGGCGTCCGGCCGTGCGGCGACGGCGGTCCACGTGAACAGCGGCACGACCGCGCGTTCCGTGACCCTCGACCTCTCACGCTTCGGCAAGGTCTCGCGGAAGGCGTCCGTGACGCCCGTGGTGACGAGCGCCGACGGCGCGCTGGTGCGGGGCACTCCGGTGCGGGTGACCGACCGGTCGGCGACGCTCACCGTCCCGGCGAAGTCGGTCACGACCTTCCTGGTCGAGGGTGTCGCCGGAGTGGCGAAGGACGCCGCCCTGGTCCAGCCCGGGCACGTCTACCGCCTCCAGGGCACCCAGAGCGGCAAGTCGCTGACCCCGTCGGACGACGGCACCGGCGTCGTCATCCGCACCACCGACGCAGCCGACTCCCAACAGCTTTGGTCCGTGCGGCAGTTGACGCCCGGAACCGAGAACCGCGAACGCTACGCCCTCACCAGCGCCACCACCGGCAAGCGGCTCGCCGTGCGTGACAACGCGGCCGTCCTGGAGACCCCGGACCCGGCGGCCGGTGAGCCCGACAGCGGCGCCCAGTGGATCCTGTCGACCACCGGCGACGGCACCTGGACGTTCGTCAACGCCGCCACCGGCCGCCTGCTCGACGTCACCGGTCAGTCCTCGGCGGACGGCGCGAAGGTGTCGACGTACACACCGACCTCGGCGTCGAACCAGCGCTGGTCGGTGCCCGACGAGACGGTACTGCGCACGGAGCCCGCGACGACGTTCACCGTCCCCGGGCTGCGGCCCGAACTGCCGAGGACGGTGACGCCGGTGTTCCGCGACGGCGCCCGCGGCACCCTCCCCGTCGTGTGGGACCTGCCGTCGGACCGGGCCTGGCGCAAGGCCGGGACCGTGCGGGTCCAGGGTGAGGCGACCGACGCGCTCGGGCGCACGATCCCCGCGAAGGCGGTCGTCACCGTCGACACGATCGCCTCGACCCTGCCCGGCCGGGCCAAGACGTACGTGGGCGGGCAGCCGGAGTTGCCCGGCACGGTGGCCGGCATCGGCGCGCACGGCGGCCGGACCGACCTTCCGGTCACCTGGGACGCGGCGCCCGAGGGGGCGTTCGGCGCGACCGGAACCGTCACCCTGCACGGCGTCGCCCGGATCGTCGGCGGCACCACGGCCGACGCGGCCGTACGCGTCCAGGTCACGGCACCGGTGACGGCGAACATCGCGCCCGACCCGGACGTCTCCGTCGCCGCCACGTTCACCGAGAGCGGGTACTCGGCGGAGCGCCTGCGCAACGGCGACCTGACCGAGAAGGCATGGTCGAACTGGAAGTCGGGGAACACCAAGAACCCCTCCGACACCATCACCTGCACACTGCCGAAGGCCCGCGACCTGAGCAGGGTCGTCGCGCACTTCTACCGGGACGGGTCCAACGCGTCCTTCCCCGCGAGCCTCAAGGTGCAGGTGCGGGCGGCCGGCGGCGACACCTGGACCGACGCGAGCGGCACCGTCCCGGTCGGGACCGAGGGCGCGCCGGTGATCGACGTACCGCTGACGGCGGGGCCCGCTGCCGGGGTGCGGGTGGTCATGACGGCACGTCAGGGCGGCTACATCACCATGAGCGAGCTCGAGGTGTACGCCAAGTCGCCCGGTGTCTCGGCGGATTCGGCCGCCGCGTCGATCGAGGTGGCCGGCGTGCCGGTGGCGTCCTTCGACCCGGGGACGACCGACTACCGGGTCAGGACCGGCGATCCGGCGCGGGCCGAGGTCACGGCGACGGCTCGCGACCCCTATGCGAACATCACGGTCGAGAAGGTCCACGAGCACGGCCGGACGCAGGCCGTCGTCACGGTGACCGGTGAGGACGGGACGCGGACGACGACGTACCGGATCACACTCGTACGACGCTGA
- a CDS encoding cutinase family protein, with protein sequence MRIRFCLAALALVGGAGLTTLSAPPATAAACSDIDVVAARGTFEPGTLGAIVGDPVFSALQRKLTGKSLSSYKVNYPADLSLTSAAQGNSDLVNHVRSQAAACPNQRFVLVGYSQGANVVDNSIGISSAGAVVGSPIVATIPAALEGKVAAVLLFGNPIRALGKSVTGTYQSRTIDFCAKGDPICENGGGDVLAHLGYTANAGAAADFAAGKV encoded by the coding sequence ATGCGTATCCGCTTCTGTCTTGCCGCGCTCGCACTTGTCGGCGGAGCCGGACTGACCACCCTCTCGGCGCCCCCCGCCACCGCCGCCGCCTGTAGTGACATCGACGTCGTCGCAGCTCGTGGCACGTTCGAGCCGGGCACCCTCGGCGCGATCGTCGGCGACCCGGTGTTTTCCGCCCTCCAGCGGAAACTGACGGGCAAAAGCCTGTCCAGCTACAAGGTGAACTATCCCGCGGACCTTTCCCTCACGTCCGCCGCGCAGGGAAACTCGGACCTGGTGAACCACGTCAGGAGCCAAGCGGCAGCCTGCCCGAACCAGCGTTTCGTGCTCGTGGGCTATTCACAGGGCGCGAACGTCGTCGACAACTCCATCGGAATCAGCAGCGCCGGCGCGGTGGTCGGCAGCCCGATCGTGGCGACCATTCCCGCCGCGCTGGAAGGGAAGGTCGCCGCGGTGCTGCTGTTCGGCAACCCGATCCGGGCCCTCGGCAAGAGCGTCACCGGCACCTACCAGAGCCGCACCATCGACTTCTGCGCCAAGGGCGATCCCATCTGCGAGAACGGCGGGGGCGATGTGCTGGCCCACCTCGGCTACACGGCCAACGCCGGCGCGGCGGCCGACTTCGCGGCGGGCAAGGTCTGA
- a CDS encoding PucR family transcriptional regulator, with the protein MATPVPHGAPDGSGATAVPPELARMLRDQLESVADEVEEEVLAQVPEYAARSADGTSRALLRSGVVQALTLFVDHIADPGARGDSITAIYHELGRGEALEGHSLETLQSALRVGGLHAWRLLGRTTEELGLDSAVMAGLGELAFRTVHEVAEAAAAGYAEGQLRSTDELERRRGRLLALLLGEQPAPEAVRDLAHGARWSVPPYVAVVVLAASPDQREEERPLAAAGALVDMESRPPRMLVPDPDGSGGFGGRAFALALRGRPAAIGPSVPLTEAARSLRWATRALGLMGRGVLPRQGVVRCAEHLSTLLLHSDEPLLDLLRARALAPLDAVSEQQRGRLAETLLAWLLSGSNVPDVAARLHIHPQTVRYRLRQLEKVFGEALHDPDGRLDLILALTSAQKNEEFLNSRP; encoded by the coding sequence GTGGCGACCCCCGTCCCGCACGGTGCCCCGGACGGCTCCGGAGCCACCGCTGTGCCGCCCGAACTGGCCAGGATGCTGCGCGACCAGTTGGAGTCCGTCGCCGACGAGGTGGAGGAGGAGGTACTCGCGCAGGTCCCGGAGTACGCCGCCCGGTCGGCCGACGGAACGAGCCGCGCGCTCCTCAGATCGGGGGTCGTGCAGGCGCTCACCCTGTTCGTCGACCACATCGCCGACCCGGGCGCCCGGGGAGACTCGATCACCGCGATCTACCACGAGCTGGGGCGCGGCGAGGCTCTGGAGGGCCACAGCCTCGAAACCCTGCAGTCCGCGCTGCGGGTCGGGGGGCTGCACGCCTGGCGGCTGCTGGGCCGTACGACGGAGGAACTCGGCCTGGACTCCGCGGTCATGGCCGGGCTCGGTGAGCTGGCGTTCCGGACCGTGCACGAGGTCGCCGAGGCCGCGGCGGCGGGGTACGCGGAGGGACAGCTGCGCAGCACGGACGAGTTGGAGCGGCGCCGGGGCCGGCTGCTCGCCCTGCTGCTGGGCGAGCAGCCGGCCCCGGAGGCGGTGCGGGACCTGGCGCACGGCGCCCGGTGGTCGGTACCGCCGTACGTCGCGGTCGTCGTCCTCGCGGCCTCGCCGGACCAGCGGGAGGAGGAGCGGCCGTTGGCGGCTGCCGGGGCGCTGGTGGACATGGAGTCCCGGCCGCCGCGGATGCTGGTGCCCGACCCGGACGGCTCGGGCGGCTTCGGCGGCCGGGCGTTCGCCCTCGCGCTGCGGGGGCGGCCGGCGGCGATCGGGCCCTCGGTGCCGCTCACCGAGGCCGCCAGGTCGCTGCGCTGGGCCACCCGGGCCCTCGGGCTGATGGGGCGCGGAGTGCTCCCCCGGCAGGGGGTGGTGCGCTGCGCGGAGCACCTGTCGACCCTGCTGCTGCACAGCGACGAACCCCTGCTCGACCTGCTCCGGGCGCGCGCTCTCGCTCCCCTCGACGCGGTGTCGGAGCAGCAACGCGGCAGGCTCGCGGAGACGTTGCTCGCCTGGCTGCTCAGCGGCAGCAACGTGCCCGATGTCGCCGCCCGGCTGCACATCCACCCGCAGACGGTCCGCTATCGCCTGCGCCAACTGGAGAAGGTCTTCGGCGAGGCGCTGCACGACCCCGACGGCCGCCTGGATCTGATCCTGGCACTCACGTCGGCACAAAAGAACGAGGAATTCCTGAATTCCCGTCCATAA
- a CDS encoding alpha/beta hydrolase produces the protein MAHPSTGVSRRTVTRAATAVGLTALFGGRAATARAVTRLSARTVDVSVASTALGRSAPVRLILPSGFGSQTGRTYPVLYLLHGAHDDYTSWTRETDIEAFTEGRDLIVAMPDAGPTGIPSAWRGGPDYEAFQLTEVPALLARQYRASGVRAVAGVSTGGYGAMAHAARHPGMFAAAASYSGILDTMAPGVPPLVDAIVARENLAPRSLWGSPLLNLLTWRDFNPRSRAEGLRGTPLYVSSGSGIVGGTGDWLPEALESALWLSAHAFTDTLALLRVPVTTHYYTGGGHGWDYWKGEFSASWPMLARALGVPE, from the coding sequence ATGGCCCATCCCAGCACCGGAGTGTCCCGACGCACCGTCACCAGAGCCGCGACGGCCGTGGGCCTGACCGCGCTGTTCGGCGGCAGAGCCGCCACCGCCCGAGCCGTGACCCGGCTCTCCGCCCGCACCGTGGACGTCTCCGTGGCGTCCACCGCGCTGGGCCGCAGCGCGCCGGTGCGGCTGATCCTGCCGTCCGGTTTCGGCTCGCAGACCGGACGGACCTACCCCGTGCTGTATCTGCTGCACGGCGCCCACGACGACTACACGTCCTGGACCCGGGAGACGGACATCGAGGCCTTCACCGAGGGCCGGGACCTGATCGTGGCGATGCCTGACGCGGGCCCCACCGGCATTCCCAGCGCCTGGCGCGGCGGCCCCGACTACGAGGCCTTCCAGCTCACGGAGGTGCCCGCACTGCTCGCCCGCCAGTACCGGGCCTCCGGTGTCCGGGCCGTCGCCGGGGTCTCCACCGGCGGCTACGGCGCGATGGCGCACGCGGCACGCCATCCGGGCATGTTCGCCGCCGCCGCCTCGTACAGCGGCATCCTCGACACGATGGCGCCCGGTGTGCCCCCGCTCGTGGACGCGATCGTGGCCCGCGAGAACCTGGCGCCCCGCTCCCTGTGGGGCAGCCCCCTCCTGAACCTCCTCACCTGGCGCGACTTCAACCCGCGCTCCCGCGCCGAGGGGCTGCGCGGCACCCCCCTGTACGTGTCCAGCGGCAGCGGGATCGTCGGCGGCACCGGCGACTGGCTGCCCGAGGCGCTGGAGAGCGCCCTGTGGCTCTCCGCGCACGCGTTCACCGACACGCTCGCGCTGCTCCGCGTCCCGGTCACGACCCACTACTACACGGGAGGCGGACACGGCTGGGACTACTGGAAGGGGGAGTTCAGCGCGTCCTGGCCGATGCTCGCCAGGGCGCTGGGGGTACCGGAGTGA